CGTATCCAGCCGGTTGGCGGTGACCACCACTTCCGGCAGCACGGCCGCGGAGGGAAGGGTATCGCCCATGGGTTCGATGGCGGGATCGGCCCAAAGGCCGGAAGAAACTGCGGTCAGAAGAACGGAAGACAGCACGGCACGGCGAAGAACTGGATGCATGGCCCACTCCCCGAGGCGGACGGCGGGATCGGGAGGGCAAAAGGGAGGAAAAACGGGGAAAGACCGGTTTTCCGCTTCTTATTCCCGAAGAAGCCGTCGAAATTTCCCAGGGCCGGTCTCCTGACTTGGGGCATCCCACCCTCCCGGCCTTCCCATCCGCGACGCGGATAGTGACTTGGGAGGAAAACTTCACCCCTTACAGTGGCGGGTCCGTGCCGGATTCACACCGGCTTCCCGAACACCCTGTGATGTGCGCTTGTTCTACGCTTGGCGGAAAGACTTGTCAAACAAAAATCCGTCCCGTCATTTTTGGCGGGCCTTCTCGAAAATATCGCAAAGATATTCGGCCAGGTTCGCCATGGTGGGCCCCGGGATCAGGTAATCCTCGTTGGTGAAACAATAGACCCGGTGTTCACGCACGGCCTTCAGGACAGGAAGGGTGTCCCACACCCGGGTCTCGTCCTCGACCCCGCCGGACTTCAGATGCGCCTCGGCCAGGGCGTTGACGATGACCTCCGGGTCCCGTTTGATCATTTGTTCCTTGGAGACAAGGGGATAAACGACGGGAGCATCGGACAGGATGTTCCGGCCTCCCGCCCATCCGATCAGTTCGTCCACGAAATTCCTGGGGCCCACCCCGTAGATCTGCTGCAGGCTCCCCGGGTTCCGGTCCACCACGAAAAGGACCGAGATGGGTTCGCGCCCCGCCGCCCGCCGCTTCACCGCCTCCAACCTCTTTTGAAGGCGGTCCTTCGCGCGCTCGGCGTCCTTCTCCCGGCCCAGCGTCCTTCCCAAAAGGTCATAGGCGGCCAGCACATCCTCGATGGTCTGGCAGTCCAGCACCAGCACCGGCACCTTCAGGACCTTCAGGTTATCCACCGCCTTGCCGTGGAACTTCAGGGCCAGCACCAGGTCCGGCTTGAGGGAGACGATCTTCTCATAGTTGGGATCGATCCATCCCCCGACCTTCTCCTTTTGACGGGCGGCGGGCGGGAACTTGCAGAAGTCGGTGACACCGACCAGGAGGTCCTGGGCGCCGATGTCATAAACGATCTGGGTCAGGTTGGGCGCCA
This bacterium DNA region includes the following protein-coding sequences:
- a CDS encoding helical backbone metal receptor, with product MKIPFTLRMALAAWLSLGVAALGWAKEPAPLPRRIISMAPNLTQIVYDIGAQDLLVGVTDFCKFPPAARQKEKVGGWIDPNYEKIVSLKPDLVLALKFHGKAVDNLKVLKVPVLVLDCQTIEDVLAAYDLLGRTLGREKDAERAKDRLQKRLEAVKRRAAGREPISVLFVVDRNPGSLQQIYGVGPRNFVDELIGWAGGRNILSDAPVVYPLVSKEQMIKRDPEVIVNALAEAHLKSGGVEDETRVWDTLPVLKAVREHRVYCFTNEDYLIPGPTMANLAEYLCDIFEKARQK